GCGGTGCTGTTTTTGTCAATGATGGCGGCGTGTGGAAACTGGCCGGGATCAACTATGGTGTGGACGGCTTTTTTGATACGAACAATGTGGTGGATGACAATGAGTTCTCGGCTGCCCTGTTTGACCGTGGTGGTTTTTATCAAGGCAGCGACAGCTCGGGCTGGTCGGCTGTTCCGCTGCCCCCAGACAGCCCGGCCAACTTCTACGCCTCGCGCATCTCGGAGAGTGCGCTGGAGATTCAGAGCATCGTGAGTGTGCCAGAGCCAGCAGGTCTCGTGCTTCTCATGTTGAGTGCCTTGGTCCCGCTGCGTAGGCGGCGCTCATGAGCCGAGCGGCCTCCGGCATCCTTCACTTCTTGAGCTCGGCGAAGATCAATCGACCCGCTGAGGTGGGCAGGGCTCCAGAGATGGAAACTTCGACGGTTTGGCCGATGCATTGGACGGCCTGATTCACCACGATCATCGTGCCATCTGCGAGGTAACCCACCGCTTGATGTTTGTCTTTGCCTTGTTTGGTGAGGGTAAGCGTGAGTTCATCCCCGGGGTTCAACTGCGGCAGCAGGGCGACGGCGAGGTCATTGAAACTCAAGACCAGAATGCCACGCAGGCGGGCGATCTTGGCGAGGTTTTCATCATTGGTGAGCAGGCGGGCATTGAGCTCACGGGCTGTGGAGACAAGGCGGTTATCGACCGATTGATCGCGATGGGGGCCGGGAGCCTCTTCATGGATGGAGATGGACAGCTCCTCCATCGTGCGCATCTGCTCCATGATTTCCAGGCCTCGTTTACCGCGCAGGGCTTTCTGCGGCTCTGTGGAATCCGCCAGCCGTTGAAGTTCATCCAGCACGAAACGTGGCACCACCAGGGCCCCACTGAGGAAGCCGGTCTTCACCACCGCAGGCACCCGGCCGTCGATGATGATGTTGGTGTCGAGCAGTAGCGGCTCGCCCTCGGAGCCGTCCCGGCGGAATCGCACGTAAGGGATGAGGAGGGCAAACTGGTCCCGATCACTGCGCAGGGCAAAGGTGATGCCGAAATACGCGAAGGTGGTATAGATGAGGATCTCCACGCCATTGCGCAGGGCATCCCCCTCCGCCATCGCTTGAAAATAACCGAGCTGGAAAACGCCGATGCGCGTGATCAGCCAAGCGCAGAACAGGCCGATGGCCAGACCGAAGGTGCCCTGAGAAAAATCGCGCAGAGTGAGCCTAACGAAAAGCGTGTCAAGGGCGAGGATCAGGCCCATGGCGGTGGCACCAGACACCGCCCCCAGCCAAGCCGGCTGCTGAAAGCCGAGCGCGACCGTGATGCCGGTGAAGACAAAGAAGGCGAAGAATAAGGCCCGGATGAGCCGAATGGACCACATGGAATGCATGCTATGATACCGACTTTAGCGCCTGACGCGCTGGCTGACGAGGACTAATGGACTGGACAAACACATTCCCGCTAGCGTTAGGCGACCTACATTGCCGCATGCAAGATGGAGTTCCGAGGCCTCGCGGCCTGAAAGGTCGCGGGATTCAGCCCCGGGCGCAAGCCCTGGGAACGACGGACACGTGATAGTGCGCCCGCGTTGCGCTCTGAAAGAGCGCAGGAACGGCTGGAACGCCCCAGGACCCAAGCAAAAGCATCCGACTCGCCTCTTTCTCGGAGGCCTATGGGATGTTCATGTTTGAAGATACCTCCCACGCTCTCCCGTGACCCTTCAGGCCGCAACACTTGGTAACATCGCGTTCTCTCCTTTTGACCCAGGGCTGGCTGCGCTGCGCCCTGGGCTGACTTCGGCGACCCTTTGGGCCGCATGGCTGAGGGTGAGGGTTTTTAGCTCGTGGATGGAATACCCCCACGCTCTGACCAGGCCAAGAGCCGGGAAGGAAAAGGCGGCTGATTTTTGACCCACCGATCCGCCTTGAACTCATCGGCACATCGGCATTCAACGATCCCGCAGCACCCAGGAGGAAACACAGCCTTGATGAGCCTGGCAAGCTGTCGCTGCAAAGTCAGCCAGGTAGCCGCGCTGATGCTTCGGCTGCGGCCATTCGGCATGTCGTTCAGACAGATCCGCATGCAGATGGATGGTTCCGGCGAGGAGATCGAACTCGATTTCATCACCGTCCTGAACGGCCGAAATTGGACCTCCGACAGCGGCTTCGGGGGAGCAGTGGATGCCCATGACGCCATGGGAAACGCCTGAGACACGGCCATCGGAAAGGAAGGCCACCTTGCCATCCAGCTCCGGCACGGCCAGGGCGGCACTGGCGACGAGCAGCTCCGGCATGCCTGCGGCGATAGGGCCAACACCACGGAGGACCACGAAATGCCCTGGCTGAATCCTTTTCTCGGCGGCTGCATCCGAGACGGCCTTGACGCTTTCAAAACAGATCGCACGGCCTTTGAACTGCGGACTCTGACGTGAGGAGACTTTAAAGACCATGCCGTGAGGGGCCAGATTGCCGAAGCAGATTTGCAGGTCGGCGTAGTCTTTGAAGGGCTGGCCCAGCGGCGCGATGAGGTCCTGATCGGCAGGGACATCGGGGCAATGTGCGACGTTTTCCGCCAAAGTCTGCCCAGTGACGGTGATGCAAGAGCCATCCAGCAGTCCGGCGCGCAGGAAGTGCTTCAGCAGCATGGCAGTGCCGCCGATGCGGTGCAGATCTGCCATGGTGCCGCGACCGCGTGGGGCGAAGTTGCAGTAAACGGGGGTGCGGCGGCAGATGGCTTGCACGTCTTTGAGTGTGAAATCCACCCCGGCCTCATGCGCGACGGCCAGGATGTGTAGCACGCCATTGGTAGAGCCGCCCATCGCGGCGATGGCGGTCATGGCATTGGTGAGCGCCGCCTGGGTCAGAATCGTGCGCGGGCGCAGATCCAATTCTAAAAGCCGACGCATGGCCTGTCCTGCACGCAGGCAATCACCCTTCTTACCAGCATCCACCGCTGGGATGGAGGAGGTGTCTGGGAGGCTAAGTCCCATCGCTTCCAGCGCGATGCCCCAGGTATTGAAGGAAGCGGCGATGCCACAACCGCCGGCTCCTGGACAGGCGGCCCGGATGATGGCCTCGGATTCGTCGAAGCTCATGCTGCCGTTGTTGGCTTGGGCTTGGGAATCGTAGGAATCCAGAATGGTAATGGGTTTACCCGAATGACAACCCGGCAGGATGCTGCCTCCGTTGACGATCAGCCCTGGGAAATTAAGGCGGGCCAAGGCCATGGCAAAGGCGGGGCCGTTTTTGTCGCAATGATGCACGCCGATGAGGCCATCATAGCAGTGGGCGCTGGTGACCATCTCGGCGCCATTGGCCATGAGATTGCGTGAAACGAGGGATGAGGCCCCGCCTTCATGGCCCTGAGTGATGTTGTCGCTGACGCCCGAAACTCCGAAGGGAAAGGCGATGAGGCCTGATTCTGCACAGCCTTCCCGGATGAGGCTGGCCACCTCATAGGCCTTCATGTTGCAGATGTTACCATCCAGCAGGGGCGTGGCGATGCCGATCTGCGGTTTGTTAAAATCCTCCGGCTGGAATCCGAGGCCCCAGTAGAACGATTTAACGCCGCGCTGCCAGCCGTGGGTGAGGGAGGAGGAATTCCAGTTGAGGGATTTGGGGGCCATAAAGGAGGGTGGTGCTCCATTCATAGCGGGGGCGGTTTTTCC
The sequence above is a segment of the Prosthecobacter debontii genome. Coding sequences within it:
- a CDS encoding dihydroxy-acid dehydratase produces the protein MAPKSLNWNSSSLTHGWQRGVKSFYWGLGFQPEDFNKPQIGIATPLLDGNICNMKAYEVASLIREGCAESGLIAFPFGVSGVSDNITQGHEGGASSLVSRNLMANGAEMVTSAHCYDGLIGVHHCDKNGPAFAMALARLNFPGLIVNGGSILPGCHSGKPITILDSYDSQAQANNGSMSFDESEAIIRAACPGAGGCGIAASFNTWGIALEAMGLSLPDTSSIPAVDAGKKGDCLRAGQAMRRLLELDLRPRTILTQAALTNAMTAIAAMGGSTNGVLHILAVAHEAGVDFTLKDVQAICRRTPVYCNFAPRGRGTMADLHRIGGTAMLLKHFLRAGLLDGSCITVTGQTLAENVAHCPDVPADQDLIAPLGQPFKDYADLQICFGNLAPHGMVFKVSSRQSPQFKGRAICFESVKAVSDAAAEKRIQPGHFVVLRGVGPIAAGMPELLVASAALAVPELDGKVAFLSDGRVSGVSHGVMGIHCSPEAAVGGPISAVQDGDEIEFDLLAGTIHLHADLSERHAEWPQPKHQRGYLADFAATACQAHQGCVSSWVLRDR
- a CDS encoding PIN/TRAM domain-containing protein, with the protein product MWSIRLIRALFFAFFVFTGITVALGFQQPAWLGAVSGATAMGLILALDTLFVRLTLRDFSQGTFGLAIGLFCAWLITRIGVFQLGYFQAMAEGDALRNGVEILIYTTFAYFGITFALRSDRDQFALLIPYVRFRRDGSEGEPLLLDTNIIIDGRVPAVVKTGFLSGALVVPRFVLDELQRLADSTEPQKALRGKRGLEIMEQMRTMEELSISIHEEAPGPHRDQSVDNRLVSTARELNARLLTNDENLAKIARLRGILVLSFNDLAVALLPQLNPGDELTLTLTKQGKDKHQAVGYLADGTMIVVNQAVQCIGQTVEVSISGALPTSAGRLIFAELKK